A single window of uncultured Methanospirillum sp. DNA harbors:
- the glp gene encoding gephyrin-like molybdotransferase Glp, translating to MYQTETRWADQFLLAKTEESAAGETSSDPGTVPLEEAVRIVRSIAHKTGTETIPTDEADGRTLSESIYALNDMPGFDRATMDGFAIISSDTSDTLIKPCTLTFVGSVRKGLSTTPTISNGQAVSIQTGGKLPKGADTVVLADECNVQGDRITVKCPVSPGRNIIRRDEDFRKGEPVYPAGWILRPQDIAVLASIGRIRVKVRKKPVIGIISTGRELVPSESIPKSGEVREVNSYLVTAFCKRQGAIPVRYGIIRDDAEELTNLIEQASQECDAIIVSGGSSRDEHDITAQVIHKLGKVYTEGISFAPEKRTTIGQIDSVLVIGLPGHPSATFMVLTLVVIHLLQAMKGSPNQQVYRKFVRLTDNLHASRESDRFIRVTITDDQATPVFGKAGLIHMLSQSDGIVKIPAGSKGFCAGDRVEVMIW from the coding sequence ATGTATCAGACGGAGACCCGCTGGGCTGATCAGTTTTTGCTGGCTAAAACTGAAGAATCAGCAGCAGGGGAGACCTCTTCGGATCCCGGCACGGTCCCTCTCGAAGAGGCAGTCCGGATCGTCCGCTCGATAGCCCATAAGACCGGGACCGAGACGATACCGACAGATGAGGCCGACGGCAGGACTCTCAGTGAGTCCATCTACGCCCTGAATGATATGCCAGGGTTTGACCGGGCGACCATGGATGGTTTTGCCATCATCTCTTCTGATACATCTGATACCCTGATTAAGCCCTGCACCCTGACATTCGTTGGTTCGGTACGCAAAGGTCTCTCAACGACCCCTACGATCTCCAACGGCCAGGCAGTCTCGATTCAGACCGGTGGAAAACTGCCTAAAGGTGCAGATACCGTGGTACTGGCAGATGAATGCAATGTGCAGGGGGATAGAATCACGGTAAAATGTCCTGTGTCTCCTGGAAGAAATATCATCAGGAGGGACGAGGATTTCAGAAAGGGAGAGCCTGTGTATCCGGCAGGATGGATCCTGCGACCCCAGGATATCGCAGTTCTGGCATCTATCGGAAGAATCCGCGTAAAAGTCAGGAAGAAGCCGGTCATCGGGATCATCTCAACCGGCAGGGAACTGGTGCCCTCTGAGTCTATTCCAAAGTCCGGTGAGGTCAGAGAGGTGAACTCTTACCTGGTAACTGCTTTCTGCAAACGGCAGGGTGCCATCCCGGTGCGATACGGAATCATCAGGGATGATGCTGAAGAACTCACGAACCTGATCGAGCAGGCATCGCAGGAGTGTGATGCCATCATCGTGAGCGGGGGGAGCTCACGGGATGAGCATGATATCACGGCGCAGGTCATCCATAAACTGGGAAAGGTCTACACCGAGGGGATCTCGTTTGCTCCCGAAAAACGGACCACCATCGGGCAGATTGACTCTGTCCTCGTGATCGGGCTCCCAGGCCACCCGTCTGCAACCTTCATGGTGCTGACGCTTGTTGTGATTCATCTCCTGCAGGCGATGAAAGGATCACCAAACCAGCAGGTATATCGCAAGTTTGTCAGACTCACCGATAATCTGCATGCCAGCAGAGAGAGTGACCGGTTCATCAGGGTCACCATCACCGATGACCAGGCAACTCCGGTCTTTGGAAAGGCCGGGCTTATTCATATGCTCTCCCAGAGTGATGGGATCGTGAAGATTCCTGCAGGCAGTAAAGGATTTTGTGCAGGTGACCGGGTCGAAGTGATGATCTGGTAA
- a CDS encoding cation transporter dimerization domain-containing protein → MVRALADYFYDYEAFHGVRSRRSGNNIYIELLLEFNGDKKFSDVQDVIIRIKNTLEREILRSSVTIIPCTGKFGLI, encoded by the coding sequence GTGGTCAGGGCTCTGGCTGACTACTTTTACGACTACGAGGCTTTTCATGGTGTCAGGTCCCGAAGAAGTGGAAACAACATTTACATAGAGTTGCTTCTTGAATTCAACGGTGACAAGAAATTTTCAGATGTGCAGGACGTGATCATCCGGATTAAAAATACCCTTGAAAGAGAGATCCTCCGAAGTTCAGTGACCATAATACCATGCACGGGTAAGTTTGGATTAATATAA
- the glp gene encoding gephyrin-like molybdotransferase Glp: MSKPEESGPDASSGYYFDVVPIEEAVRIVRSISHQTGTETIPIDDGDGRTLSEPVIALTDIPGFERSWRDGYAVITGDIQSASESSPKNLSCLGSVRMGTPSDLTVTSGTCMYIPTGGQIPAGADAVVMVEYTERIGDTILIKKPALVGENIIRRDEDFKASDLIYPVGWILRPQDIGVLASIGKTQITVRKKPVIGIISTGTELVPAEAVPRPGEVREVNSYLITVFSRRQGAVPVRYGIIRDNPDELRETLSRAARECDAVVVSGGSSKDRNDITARIIGELGEVYVHGISIAPGKPTIIGKIQNVPVIGLPGHPASTFMVLSLVVIHLLQALKGSPCQKTYKQKIRMATSVQSEQGREHYLRVRIEGDCATPVLGKSGLMNTLAWSDGIIRIPAGDEGYEAGDEVEVMLW, from the coding sequence ATGTCTAAACCAGAAGAGTCAGGTCCGGATGCTTCATCTGGATATTATTTTGATGTAGTACCGATCGAGGAAGCGGTGCGGATCGTCAGGAGTATCTCGCACCAGACCGGGACCGAAACGATACCAATTGATGACGGAGACGGTCGGACCCTGAGCGAACCGGTTATCGCTCTCACTGATATTCCCGGGTTTGAGAGATCCTGGCGTGACGGGTATGCGGTCATCACAGGTGACATTCAGTCAGCATCCGAGTCTTCACCAAAGAACCTCTCCTGCCTTGGTTCGGTCAGGATGGGAACACCTTCAGACCTGACTGTCACCTCCGGGACTTGTATGTATATACCGACCGGAGGTCAGATCCCGGCAGGTGCCGATGCTGTTGTGATGGTTGAGTACACCGAGCGGATCGGAGATACCATCCTAATTAAAAAGCCTGCACTCGTGGGCGAGAATATCATCAGACGTGATGAGGACTTCAAAGCGTCTGATCTCATATATCCGGTCGGCTGGATCCTCCGTCCCCAGGACATCGGGGTCCTGGCATCGATAGGAAAGACCCAGATAACAGTGCGGAAGAAACCGGTCATCGGGATCATCTCAACCGGTACAGAACTGGTTCCCGCTGAAGCAGTTCCCCGTCCTGGAGAGGTCAGAGAGGTGAACTCGTATCTCATCACCGTCTTCTCACGCAGGCAGGGAGCAGTACCGGTGCGGTACGGGATCATCAGGGACAATCCTGATGAACTCCGCGAGACACTCTCCCGAGCTGCCCGCGAGTGCGACGCCGTGGTTGTGAGCGGAGGAAGTTCCAAGGACCGTAATGATATCACCGCGAGGATCATTGGAGAACTGGGAGAGGTCTATGTGCATGGGATCTCGATAGCACCGGGAAAACCAACGATCATCGGCAAGATACAGAATGTTCCGGTCATCGGGCTTCCCGGACATCCGGCTTCCACGTTCATGGTACTCTCCCTCGTGGTTATTCATCTGCTGCAGGCACTCAAGGGTTCACCCTGCCAGAAGACCTACAAGCAGAAGATCAGGATGGCCACGAGTGTTCAGTCAGAACAGGGGCGTGAACATTACCTGCGGGTCAGGATAGAGGGTGATTGTGCAACCCCGGTGCTTGGCAAGTCCGGCCTTATGAACACGCTTGCATGGAGTGATGGAATTATCAGGATTCCGGCTGGTGATGAGGGATATGAGGCCGGTGACGAGGTTGAGGTGATGCTCTGGTGA
- a CDS encoding rubredoxin, which translates to MVKRVASSSNPDMDVYRCNPCRYYYYPELGDPTQNIPPGTPFSKLPDTWRCPPCKEPKSAFVKVERPKNRQVGSIGSQ; encoded by the coding sequence ATGGTGAAGAGAGTGGCCTCATCCTCAAATCCGGATATGGATGTCTACCGGTGCAATCCGTGTAGGTATTACTATTATCCGGAGTTAGGTGATCCTACCCAGAACATTCCCCCGGGAACACCGTTCTCCAAGCTGCCTGACACATGGCGGTGCCCTCCATGCAAGGAGCCGAAATCAGCATTTGTTAAAGTTGAACGGCCAAAAAACCGCCAGGTAGGATCTATTGGCAGCCAGTAG
- a CDS encoding rubredoxin: MALWVCTKCGYVYNEEIGDQDHNIPKNTPFEKLDPSWVCPRCGVGKSFFVKR; the protein is encoded by the coding sequence ATGGCACTATGGGTCTGTACAAAATGTGGATATGTATACAACGAAGAGATCGGGGATCAGGATCATAACATCCCGAAGAATACACCCTTTGAGAAACTTGATCCCTCATGGGTCTGCCCGAGATGCGGGGTTGGTAAGTCGTTCTTTGTAAAACGGTGA
- a CDS encoding molybdopterin-binding protein, whose amino-acid sequence MKRYLSKIPLTEAIRILIEAFPRPERRVIIKAEEAIGRVLASPVYANATIPSARLSSMDGIAVKSSETLDSRDQSPVKLTDVFSISTGQVVPPEYDAVIASEEIGVAGENNFQIRRPARMGQNIREPGEEVRKGRLILHPGHRIIPSDLGALITYGIRDVEVRSLTVGLIPTGDELVAGGEDPKPGQVRESNTAVIAASLMQAGITPVRYPITPDDPDQIRDAISAAVQACDLVLISAGSSGGNRDHTREVIEELGSILFHGIAMRPGKTILCGMVNEKPVIGLPGQPMASLTAWREVVVPLLACWEFKLQQNHESSAITAEPIPSDGGIDEFIPVSVVRVLGEDYVFPRPRGAAGQMQAVRSNAVLHIPAAKEGYREGAVVTIRHTRTHHDEQGILIAGVSDTLTDRLQANFISHNSHLIIRPLSAIGAVVALCKGTCHGIFLHESAIGTDTDVSRLLQSGCKDPVKSVVVGCGDGERLLLLFRDTASVIGEISPLITFLSSGKWRKEAGLPEGSPACDGGYEEEISGSGHEYTETQANGQRIRS is encoded by the coding sequence GTGAAGAGGTATCTGAGTAAGATACCCCTGACTGAAGCCATCAGAATCCTGATTGAAGCCTTCCCCCGGCCTGAGCGCCGCGTGATAATCAAAGCAGAGGAGGCCATCGGAAGGGTTCTTGCCTCACCGGTGTATGCCAACGCAACAATCCCTTCTGCAAGACTCTCATCGATGGATGGGATTGCCGTAAAGAGTAGTGAAACACTTGATTCGAGGGATCAAAGCCCGGTCAAGCTCACAGATGTTTTCAGTATCAGCACCGGCCAGGTGGTTCCACCTGAGTATGATGCAGTCATCGCCTCGGAAGAGATCGGGGTAGCTGGTGAGAATAATTTCCAGATTCGCCGTCCGGCCCGGATGGGTCAGAATATCAGGGAGCCGGGTGAAGAGGTCAGAAAGGGGCGTCTCATTCTCCATCCCGGCCACAGGATTATACCCTCTGATCTTGGTGCACTCATCACATACGGGATCAGGGATGTTGAGGTCAGATCCCTCACTGTAGGTCTCATCCCGACCGGTGATGAACTGGTTGCAGGTGGGGAGGATCCAAAGCCAGGCCAGGTCAGGGAGAGCAACACGGCTGTGATTGCAGCCTCTCTCATGCAGGCAGGAATCACGCCGGTACGGTACCCTATCACTCCCGATGATCCTGACCAGATCAGGGATGCGATAAGCGCTGCGGTACAGGCGTGTGATCTCGTTCTCATCTCTGCCGGCTCATCCGGAGGAAACCGCGACCATACTCGCGAGGTCATCGAAGAACTTGGCAGCATACTCTTTCACGGGATTGCAATGCGACCGGGAAAGACCATCCTCTGTGGTATGGTCAATGAAAAGCCGGTAATCGGTCTTCCGGGTCAGCCGATGGCGTCACTTACTGCATGGCGTGAGGTCGTAGTTCCTCTCCTTGCCTGTTGGGAGTTTAAACTTCAGCAGAATCACGAATCATCAGCCATTACCGCCGAACCAATTCCAAGTGACGGGGGAATTGACGAGTTCATCCCGGTCTCCGTTGTGAGAGTTCTTGGTGAAGATTATGTATTTCCCAGGCCACGGGGTGCTGCCGGCCAGATGCAGGCAGTCCGATCCAATGCCGTGCTTCACATCCCGGCAGCAAAAGAAGGGTACCGGGAAGGGGCGGTTGTTACAATCAGGCACACCCGGACTCATCATGACGAGCAGGGCATCCTCATTGCAGGAGTATCAGATACGCTCACTGACCGTCTGCAGGCGAACTTCATCTCCCACAATTCTCATCTGATCATCCGCCCCCTCTCTGCTATCGGGGCTGTAGTAGCCCTTTGCAAGGGGACCTGTCACGGTATCTTCTTACACGAATCAGCGATTGGCACGGATACGGATGTATCACGGCTTCTTCAGTCTGGGTGCAAAGATCCGGTAAAGTCTGTGGTTGTCGGGTGTGGTGATGGTGAACGGCTGCTGCTCCTTTTCAGGGACACAGCATCTGTCATCGGTGAGATTTCACCGCTTATAACCTTCCTCTCCTCAGGGAAATGGAGAAAAGAGGCAGGACTGCCGGAAGGGTCCCCTGCCTGTGACGGTGGTTATGAAGAAGAGATATCTGGGTCAGGGCACGAATACACTGAGACACAGGCAAATGGCCAGAGGATACGATCATGA